CCGGGACCGATCTTCCTGGATCGGCAGCCGGCGCTCGACGATCGACCCCAATCACACTCCGACAGTGGAAGGCGACCACTACCTGTCCGCGATGACCGAGGCCCAGAAGAGCGCCCTGGAGGACATTGTCGAGCAGGCCCAGGGTGATCTCCTCCGCCGGGGCCAACCGCACATGGTTCTGTCGGACGAACAAGTCGCAGACCTGGCAGGCCAGTTCCCGCAGCTGGTCAGCGAGCTGGAGCTGGACGATCGGGCGATCGCCGAGCTCGTGGGCGGCCAGAGCGATGTGTTCGTGGCGTCCTGCATCGATCCGACCGCCGGCGTGCACGGCCCGAAGGGAAAGCCGTGCCCGGCTCGTCCCTGGGTGTGCCTTCTGTGTCCACTCGCTCTGTTCACGCCGCGGCACGCGGCGAACCTCCTGCGCATGAAGGCGTTCTTCGCCCGGCAGTGGCAGCAGATGCCCGCCGCGCAGTTCATGGCCGTCTTCGGCCACTACGCCCAGCGCATCGAGGAAGTCCTGGTCAAATACGACCCCACGCAGCTCGCTGCGGCTGCTGCCCACGTCACGGACACCGACGCCGAGATCCCGCTCCTGCCCGAGGAAAGCACCCTGTGAACACCATCGCCCATACCGGGGTCCCGCTGTCCGGAACCGTGCCGTCGCCCTTCGCCGGGGCTGACATCTGCGGCCTGGCCGGCTTCGTCCTCCCCATCGGGGCGGCCCGCTCGGTCTTCGAGGACGACGTCTGGGTCTTCACCCAGGTCATCGGCATCCCCGCCTACGTGTCGAAGTGCGCACGGCGCCTGGACTTCTCGGGGATCATCAATATGCGGTGGAAGACGGTGGCCAAGGAGTACATCGCCGCGCAGATGGCCCCCGGGCACGAAGCCGTACGGACGCTGCCGTACGCCAACCGGACGGTCCGCGTCGTCAACAGCCTCTACGCCGAGCTGCTGGAACTGGTCCGTTGGCTGAACTGGCTGACCGCCCAGGGGGTCACCGAGCTCGGCGAAGTCACTGAACATCACTGCACGTCCTTCGCACAGCACCGCGCCACCCACCGCCCCAACGGCAAAAAGACACACGACCGCCCCAGCGTCCGCAGAGCGGTTGAGCTGACGATCACCGGCCTGGCCCGTTACGGCGAGCTGTTCACCACCGACCGCTACCACCCCGGGCTACGGCCGTTTCCCGGACAGGCCACCGGCAAGCCCAGCGGCAACGCCAACAAGACGCCGCCGGTCGCGGATCCGACGTTCCAGCCGCTCCTGGGCGCAGCCCTCTACCTCGTCCAGACCCTGGCCCCGCACCTGCTGCGCGAACTGGACGCCAAACGGCGCTATGTCGCCCACCGGGCATCGCTGCCCGCAGCACGGATTGATCGGGGCGAACTCGAGGCGGTCATTCGCCGCCATGTCGAAGAGCGGCGTCCCTTCGGGAACGTCAACTGGGCAAAGACCAGGAAGTGGATCAGCAAGGACGATCCGTTGGGCAAGGTCAACCTCTACGCCCTCGCCGCGGAAGCCGGACGGAGGGAGATCAGCCCCTCCACATTGGAGTCGGTGCGCGACGTCCTGGAGGAGGCGGTGGAGGCCGTCGGGATCGAGGAACCGTACTGCCGCGGGGCCGACATGGTGGAGCGAGCCGACGGCCAGGGCGAGGCGCCCTGGTCAAAACCGCTTTCCGAGCGTGGCCTGCGGGCGCTCACCGGCGTGGTCAAGACCGCATCGCACGTGGTCATCGTGGCGCTTTCCGGTATGCGCCAAAGCGAACTGCGCGAGATGAATGTGGGCTGCCGTGTGCCCCCGATCGAGGCCGGCCCTGGGCTGAAGAGATACAAGCTGGCGAGCCGGGTCGTCAAGGGAAAGCCGCTGGGCGGTGCGCCTGACGAGTGGGTCGTGATCTGGGAGGCATATCAGGCGGCAGAGGTCGCCGAGCAGATCCTGGGCCCGGGCGCCGAGATCGGTGATCCCCTGCTCACCTCGCCACTCGACAGCGACCGCTTCACGCTGTTCCGCCAGTGGGCCAACGGCGCCGCGGGACAGGCGCTGGGGCTGGCTCCGATCCCGGAGGGACAACTGACGACGAGGATGCTCAGGCGCACACTCGCCTTGGAGATCGCCTACCGCCCCGGTGGCCTGCTCGCCGCAAAGGTGCAGCTCAAGCACCTGTCTGTGGTGACAACGGAAGGATATGCGGCCCGCCCGGGCGGGGCACAGGCCAAGTTCCTCGCGGAAGTCAACGCCGAGGAGGCGGAGCGTAACAAGGACCTCGTGCTGGCCGAGTACCGGCGCTATCAGCAGGGCGAGATGCCATCAGGTCCAGGCGCCCGCGATCTGATCAACTTCTTCGCCAGCGTCGACGGGAAGCTGGCCCGCGCTGCCGCGGAGGATCCCACGGTCGTCGGCAGCGACCAGGAGGTCAGAGCCCTCCTCGCCGAGATCGCCGACGTCCTACACCTGGGGGTGGCGAACTACTGCTGGTTCATCGACCCCTCCAAGGCGTTGTGCCTCAAGCTGGCCGGCACCCCGAACGCGACGAAGCCGCTGGCGGGCATGTGCGATTCCGCCCGCTGCCCGCAAGCCACCCACCATCCCTGCCACCGCCCAGTGTGGGCCGAGAGCGTACGGACCAAACAGGTCTTCATCGGGTCGATCGGCCGCAACCACAAGACCGAAAAGGTCAGACTGCAGGCCGACTTGGATCGGGACGTGAAGGTCCTGGCCTCGATCGACGCCGCCGCTGCGTAAGGAGAAACCTCACATCATGGCTCGAATCAGCACAGAGGCCCGCGCCCGCAACGAGGAGGCCGTCCGGGCCGCGATGGACCGGCTCTTGAAGGGTGACCTCCCGCACGGCGGCAGCTGCGACTTGAAGACACTGGCCACCGAAGCCGGCGTGACCCGCACCGCGTTCTACCCGAAGAAGAACCGTGACGGGACGAAGCGTCCCGGCCCTTACCAGCACCTCGCCGAAGAGTTTGAGCGGCGCCTCCGAGCTCTGCAGGAGACCGGACACATCGTCGATCCGCGGGCCGCCCAGATCGAACGGCTCAAGACCCAGGTCTCCGAGCTGAAAGAGCGCCTCGCCAGACGCGACGAGACCGTCGCCGAGCTGACCGCCTTCAAGGAGTTGGCCGTCTCCCGCCTGGCCGCACAGCACGACGAGATCCAGCGCCTGCGGCAACAGTCGGCGAACGTCACCAACCTCCGCCGACTCCCGGCTGGCTCTATACGTGAATCGTGAGAGCACCTGTCGCTCGGCGGCGCGGCGAGAGCACCCGATGCTGCAGGCAAGAGATGCCGCCGAGTTTTGAGAGCGCACTACGACTTCGACCAGACGTGGCAAACTCTTCAACATCGTTGTCCTGCTGCCACAGCGTGGCTGGGAGGGAAGGAGATGCCAGTGGCCAATGTTGACCCGACGGCACAGTCCGGAGGCGCTTCGCCGCCCAGTGCTCCCCCGCTGGATCTCGGCGCGCTCGTTCCGGCCATCCTCCGAGGGCTGCGCAAGGATGTCCTGCTGCTCTTCCTGTTCGCGATCGCTCTTCTTTTGGTCTTTGTTGCCCTTCAAGTGCCGGAGGGGCCAGTCGTCCTTGTGATGTGGCTGGTTGCATCACTGGCGGTCCTCGGAGTGGTCGCCCGGGTGGTGCTGGAGGTCCGCCGCATGCTCCGCGGAGGAGTGCGCATGGACATCACCGGCGCGGAACACGTGCGGGACGCTCAGCGCATCACCGGGAACCGCACGGCAGTACCGGACGTCCGCATGCGCATCAAGACCCGGGGGCGCCGGGGCCGTAGGACAACCGTGACTGGATCTCAGCACATCAACCTGGGCCCCGATAGCGAATCGGAGCCCGGAGTCGGTGGGGCGGGAAAGTAGCCAGCGGTGCGAGCGGCAGGTAGAGCACCGGTGGGTAACCGAGGCGATGGCTTTGTCGGACGGACAGCCGTTCTTGAATCCGTGATGTCTGCCCAGGTCGGCGAGCGGGCCGTGTATGAGATCACCGGCCAGGCCGGGATCGGCAAGTCGCGCCTCCTCCGTCGGGTCCTGGAGGTAGCGGGAGACTCCGGGGAGGGAGCCGGGGGCCGGGAGCAGGGCGTTGCTGTGTTACATGTCGATGTCTCGAACCATTCGGTGGTACGTGCCGCAGGGGGCATCGCAGGTGCGGACGTGCCGGACCTCGTGCTGCAGCGGTCCTTCGCCGCGTACTGCGACTTCCTGCACGTGCTCATCCGGCAATGGCCCGACTTGCCCGGGCGACGCGCGGCGAGGCTCGATGACGAGATCGAGATGGCCAAGCGCCGATCGCTCGAACTGTTGGCCTCTAGCCCCTTCCCCCGCCCCGCCGTCCAGCGCATCACGATGAGGATCAAGGCCGACACGGTCACCAACGCTCAGCGGGTTGTACTCCCGCCACAGGAGCCGATACCGGACCATTATCGACGCGGGCTGGAAGGTGTCCGCCACGAAATCGATGACACCGTCTTGTCCGCGCTTCTGCCCGACAGGAGGAAGACCCGCCCAGCTCGGGCGATGTTCTACTTGCTCCTTGATCAGTTCGAAGCGCTGCTGGGGCAGGCGCACGCGCGGTGGATCCTCTCGTTCGCGGAGAGGATCAGCCCCGGGGTGGCCATCGTCGCGTGGCAGCATGCGTCCGACAGTGCGCCTGAGCCGCTGTGCCCGGGATCTGTCCAGCACCACCTCAAGGGGCTGAATGCTGCCGACGTGCGCGACTACCTTGCCCAGCGGATGAACGGCGCGATCGCGGAAGAACTCGCGGCGACGGTGCACACCTTCTCGGCAGGCGTTCCCCAGGTCGTCGGCGCGGTGAGGGATCTGGTGGTGCGGCGTGGCATCGCCGACCAAGCTTCGTTGAGTGCCGAACTGGCTGGCGTGAAGAGCCCCTACGGCGGCGCACTCGTTCAACAGGAGGTCGGCGACCTTGTCCACCGTCTCCTGGACGCCACCGGCGACAGCCGCCTGACGACCGCCCTGGAGGCGTTGTCGGTGGCCCGGTCGTTCAACCTGCCGATGATGGAGGCTCTTCTGGGCGAGGACACCATGCCCGGACACGATCTCCCCGCGGTCTTCGGGAACGCTGTGTCCTTCTCCTTTGTCACCGAGGAGCCCTCGCCGGGCGGGATGTCGGCCGAGTACCGCATTCACGACTACCTGCGGCATGAACTGGAATCACGACTCGCGCGCCGCAACCCGCGACGCCACGTGGAGCTGCACCGGCGTGCCCTGGAGCACCACCGGGCATGCATCGAGGACAGTGAGCCCGACGAGGAACTTCCTTCCGCCTGGGAGTGGATGCGCTATCAGAAAACCGAGTGGCAGCATCACCGCACCGAGTGGCTGTGGCATCTGAGCCTGGTCAGCCGGAACGACCGTGTCACGGCGATGCTCGACTTCTCTCGGGTGTTCTTGGACGCGTTCTGGTGGGATGGCTTTCTAGTTCCCACCCCCTACTGCGAGCAGCTCCTCGTCGACGGCACAGTGATCTGCCAGACCCACAGCGACCGGCTCTGGTTGGCCCAGCTGCAGCGGCTGTACGACGTATATCCGCGTCACGTCTGGCACGACGACGCGGCCGGCCGAGATGACGCCGCCTGGGCCGCCGTGGCCGACGCCCTGCGCTACGTGCGCAGAGAGGCGCGCC
This is a stretch of genomic DNA from Streptomyces hawaiiensis. It encodes these proteins:
- a CDS encoding site-specific integrase produces the protein MNTIAHTGVPLSGTVPSPFAGADICGLAGFVLPIGAARSVFEDDVWVFTQVIGIPAYVSKCARRLDFSGIINMRWKTVAKEYIAAQMAPGHEAVRTLPYANRTVRVVNSLYAELLELVRWLNWLTAQGVTELGEVTEHHCTSFAQHRATHRPNGKKTHDRPSVRRAVELTITGLARYGELFTTDRYHPGLRPFPGQATGKPSGNANKTPPVADPTFQPLLGAALYLVQTLAPHLLRELDAKRRYVAHRASLPAARIDRGELEAVIRRHVEERRPFGNVNWAKTRKWISKDDPLGKVNLYALAAEAGRREISPSTLESVRDVLEEAVEAVGIEEPYCRGADMVERADGQGEAPWSKPLSERGLRALTGVVKTASHVVIVALSGMRQSELREMNVGCRVPPIEAGPGLKRYKLASRVVKGKPLGGAPDEWVVIWEAYQAAEVAEQILGPGAEIGDPLLTSPLDSDRFTLFRQWANGAAGQALGLAPIPEGQLTTRMLRRTLALEIAYRPGGLLAAKVQLKHLSVVTTEGYAARPGGAQAKFLAEVNAEEAERNKDLVLAEYRRYQQGEMPSGPGARDLINFFASVDGKLARAAAEDPTVVGSDQEVRALLAEIADVLHLGVANYCWFIDPSKALCLKLAGTPNATKPLAGMCDSARCPQATHHPCHRPVWAESVRTKQVFIGSIGRNHKTEKVRLQADLDRDVKVLASIDAAAA